A stretch of Babylonia areolata isolate BAREFJ2019XMU chromosome 23, ASM4173473v1, whole genome shotgun sequence DNA encodes these proteins:
- the LOC143297930 gene encoding uncharacterized protein LOC143297930 isoform X2, which produces MLLTLLMVVVEVMVGEVVAAPVPAMQAPNVSIVVHVRRRQEHFWEPWQLNSNVCPHYLCTPLNMPNREEAGGGVTPLPPTYKPRGTGATAQRVILRAFKHITQRSCITFRKKNGSDADYVRFISDHGCWSLIGRKGGKQVVSVGRGCENIGTAVHEIFHSLGVWHEQARKDRDEFVEILEENISERFLKDFDKISEHVSTSRGFPYDYGSVMHYSKFAFTRNGKPTIKVIGVGRELGLVLRQRHGLSTIDMAQLRDMYRCNLYSDSRDSSCPDDWLKHDASCYRFFDRPKLSFPAADRKCAQLNSHLVFIETQREDKFLAGYLWREFPSLLVWRTGGRVVNDTMKWHRRDSNPGDLGYSNWGRGEPSTRTSLVLERDHRTNVTLWVGVWTGSMRSRRDYVYPFVCERRARRRCLPLAHADGRDYRGTLDHTVDGHTCQKWTEHYPHPHNLTDRGANASPLQDEEDRHRVREDGEGLGDHNFCRNPRAMRRGRPWCFTTKRHPEWQLCDVSSCQSASSGSG; this is translated from the exons ATGTTGTTAacgttgctgatggtggtggtggaggtgatggtgggggaggtggtggcggcCCCTGTGCCCGCCATGCAGGCCCCCAACGTCAGTATCGTGGTGCACGTGCGGAGAAGACAGGAGCACTTCTGGGAGCCCTGGCAGCTCAACAgca acGTGTGCCCCCACTACCTGTGCACCCCTCTCAACATGCCCAACAGGGAAGAGGCAGGAGGGGGGGTGACCCCATTGCCCCCCACGTACAAGCCACGTGGCACAG GTGCCACAGCGCAGCGTGTAATACTACGCGCCttcaaacacatcacacagcgGTCCTGTATAACCTTCCGCAAGAAGAATGGGTCTGATGCGGATTACGTTCGCTTCATCAGCGATCATGG ATGCTGGTCGCTGATTGGTCGGAAGGGAGGGAAGCAGGTGGTGAGTGTGGGGCGGGGCTGTGAGAACATCGGTACAGCGGTGCACGAGATCTTCCATTCTCTGGGGGTTTGGCACGAACAG GCGAGAAAGGACCGGGACGAGTTCGTGGAGATCCTGGAGGAGAACATCTCGGAGAGATTCCTCAAGGACTTTGACAAGATCTCTGAGCACGTGTCCACCTCGCGGGGATTCCCCTATGACTACGGCTCCGTCATGCACTACTCCAAGTTCGCCTTCACTCGTAACGGGAAACCCaccatcaag GTGATTGGGGTGGGCAGGGAGCTTGGCCTGGTGCTGAGACAACGTCACGGCCTGAGCACCATTGACATGGCGCAGCTGAGAGACATGTACCGGTGTAACCTCTACTCTGACTCCCGGGATTCAA GCTGCCCTGACGACTGGCTCAAACACGACGCCAGCTGTTACCGGTTTTTTGACCGTCCCAAGCTGTCGTTTCCGGCTGCCGACCGGAAGTGTGCGCAGCTCAACTCTCATCTGGTGTTCATCGAGACTCAGCGAGAGGACAAGTTTCTGGCGGGGTACCTGTGGAGGGAGTTCCCCTCTCTGCTCGTCTGGAGGACAGGGGGCAGGGTGGTGAACGATACcatgaaatg gcatcgcagggattcgaaccccggaGACCTGGGCTACAGCAACTGGGGTCGAGGCGAACCGTCCACCCGAACGTCCCTGGTGCTGGAGAGGGACCACCGCACCAACGTCACCCTGTGGGTCGGGGTGTGGACTGGATCCATGCGGTCACGCCGCGACTATGTCTACCCCTTCGTCTGCGAGAGGAGGGCCCGAC GCAGGTGCCTGCCTCTGGCCCACGCGGACGGCCGGGACTACCGGGGCACACTGGACCACACTGTGGACGGCCACACGTGTCAGAAGTGGACCGAGCACTACCCGCACCCCCACAACCTGACGGACCGCGGGGCCAACGCCAGCCCCCTACAGGACGAGGAGGACCGCCACAGAGTGCGGGAGGACGGCGAGGGACTGGGCGACCACAACTTCTGCCGGAACCCGCGGGCCATGCGGCGTGGCAGGCCGTGGTGCTTCACCACCAAGAGGCACCCCGAGTGGCAGCTGTGTGACGTCAGTTCCTGTCAGTCGGCCTCTTCCGGTTCCGGCTAG
- the LOC143297930 gene encoding uncharacterized protein LOC143297930 isoform X1, translated as MLLTLLMVVVEVMVGEVVAAPVPAMQAPNVSIVVHVRRRQEHFWEPWQLNSNVCPHYLCTPLNMPNREEAGGGVTPLPPTYKPRGTGSSMFYQGDIVLDEEVDRLIFPQRYQETSGQSRAKRATVRLRNRLWKDGQVPYEFSDKLSATAQRVILRAFKHITQRSCITFRKKNGSDADYVRFISDHGCWSLIGRKGGKQVVSVGRGCENIGTAVHEIFHSLGVWHEQARKDRDEFVEILEENISERFLKDFDKISEHVSTSRGFPYDYGSVMHYSKFAFTRNGKPTIKVIGVGRELGLVLRQRHGLSTIDMAQLRDMYRCNLYSDSRDSSCPDDWLKHDASCYRFFDRPKLSFPAADRKCAQLNSHLVFIETQREDKFLAGYLWREFPSLLVWRTGGRVVNDTMKWHRRDSNPGDLGYSNWGRGEPSTRTSLVLERDHRTNVTLWVGVWTGSMRSRRDYVYPFVCERRARRRCLPLAHADGRDYRGTLDHTVDGHTCQKWTEHYPHPHNLTDRGANASPLQDEEDRHRVREDGEGLGDHNFCRNPRAMRRGRPWCFTTKRHPEWQLCDVSSCQSASSGSG; from the exons ATGTTGTTAacgttgctgatggtggtggtggaggtgatggtgggggaggtggtggcggcCCCTGTGCCCGCCATGCAGGCCCCCAACGTCAGTATCGTGGTGCACGTGCGGAGAAGACAGGAGCACTTCTGGGAGCCCTGGCAGCTCAACAgca acGTGTGCCCCCACTACCTGTGCACCCCTCTCAACATGCCCAACAGGGAAGAGGCAGGAGGGGGGGTGACCCCATTGCCCCCCACGTACAAGCCACGTGGCACAG gGAGCAGCATGTTCTACCAAGGGGACATCGTTCTGGACGAAGAGGTGGACCGCCTCATTTTCCCCCAGCGCTACCAGGAGACTTCCGGTCAGTCTCGCGCCAAGAGAGCCACGGTTCGCCTGCGCAACAGGCTGTGGAAGGATGGCCAAGTCCCATACGAGTTCAGCGATAAGCTCA GTGCCACAGCGCAGCGTGTAATACTACGCGCCttcaaacacatcacacagcgGTCCTGTATAACCTTCCGCAAGAAGAATGGGTCTGATGCGGATTACGTTCGCTTCATCAGCGATCATGG ATGCTGGTCGCTGATTGGTCGGAAGGGAGGGAAGCAGGTGGTGAGTGTGGGGCGGGGCTGTGAGAACATCGGTACAGCGGTGCACGAGATCTTCCATTCTCTGGGGGTTTGGCACGAACAG GCGAGAAAGGACCGGGACGAGTTCGTGGAGATCCTGGAGGAGAACATCTCGGAGAGATTCCTCAAGGACTTTGACAAGATCTCTGAGCACGTGTCCACCTCGCGGGGATTCCCCTATGACTACGGCTCCGTCATGCACTACTCCAAGTTCGCCTTCACTCGTAACGGGAAACCCaccatcaag GTGATTGGGGTGGGCAGGGAGCTTGGCCTGGTGCTGAGACAACGTCACGGCCTGAGCACCATTGACATGGCGCAGCTGAGAGACATGTACCGGTGTAACCTCTACTCTGACTCCCGGGATTCAA GCTGCCCTGACGACTGGCTCAAACACGACGCCAGCTGTTACCGGTTTTTTGACCGTCCCAAGCTGTCGTTTCCGGCTGCCGACCGGAAGTGTGCGCAGCTCAACTCTCATCTGGTGTTCATCGAGACTCAGCGAGAGGACAAGTTTCTGGCGGGGTACCTGTGGAGGGAGTTCCCCTCTCTGCTCGTCTGGAGGACAGGGGGCAGGGTGGTGAACGATACcatgaaatg gcatcgcagggattcgaaccccggaGACCTGGGCTACAGCAACTGGGGTCGAGGCGAACCGTCCACCCGAACGTCCCTGGTGCTGGAGAGGGACCACCGCACCAACGTCACCCTGTGGGTCGGGGTGTGGACTGGATCCATGCGGTCACGCCGCGACTATGTCTACCCCTTCGTCTGCGAGAGGAGGGCCCGAC GCAGGTGCCTGCCTCTGGCCCACGCGGACGGCCGGGACTACCGGGGCACACTGGACCACACTGTGGACGGCCACACGTGTCAGAAGTGGACCGAGCACTACCCGCACCCCCACAACCTGACGGACCGCGGGGCCAACGCCAGCCCCCTACAGGACGAGGAGGACCGCCACAGAGTGCGGGAGGACGGCGAGGGACTGGGCGACCACAACTTCTGCCGGAACCCGCGGGCCATGCGGCGTGGCAGGCCGTGGTGCTTCACCACCAAGAGGCACCCCGAGTGGCAGCTGTGTGACGTCAGTTCCTGTCAGTCGGCCTCTTCCGGTTCCGGCTAG
- the LOC143297930 gene encoding zinc metalloproteinase nas-7-like isoform X3 — MLLTLLMVVVEVMVGEVVAAPVPAMQAPNVSIVVHVRRRQEHFWEPWQLNSNVCPHYLCTPLNMPNREEAGGGVTPLPPTYKPRGTGSSMFYQGDIVLDEEVDRLIFPQRYQETSGQSRAKRATVRLRNRLWKDGQVPYEFSDKLSATAQRVILRAFKHITQRSCITFRKKNGSDADYVRFISDHGCWSLIGRKGGKQVVSVGRGCENIGTAVHEIFHSLGVWHEQARKDRDEFVEILEENISERFLKDFDKISEHVSTSRGFPYDYGSVMHYSKFAFTRNGKPTIKVIGVGRELGLVLRQRHGLSTIDMAQLRDMYRCNLYSDSRDSSCPDDWLKHDASCYRFFDRPKLSFPAADRKCAQLNSHLVFIETQREDKFLAGYLWREFPSLLVWRTGGRVVNDTMKWHRRDSNPGDLGYSNWGRGEPSTRTSLVLERDHRTNVTLWVGVWTGSMRSRRDYVYPFVCERRARRACLWPTRTAGTTGAHWTTLWTATRVRSGPSTTRTPTT; from the exons ATGTTGTTAacgttgctgatggtggtggtggaggtgatggtgggggaggtggtggcggcCCCTGTGCCCGCCATGCAGGCCCCCAACGTCAGTATCGTGGTGCACGTGCGGAGAAGACAGGAGCACTTCTGGGAGCCCTGGCAGCTCAACAgca acGTGTGCCCCCACTACCTGTGCACCCCTCTCAACATGCCCAACAGGGAAGAGGCAGGAGGGGGGGTGACCCCATTGCCCCCCACGTACAAGCCACGTGGCACAG gGAGCAGCATGTTCTACCAAGGGGACATCGTTCTGGACGAAGAGGTGGACCGCCTCATTTTCCCCCAGCGCTACCAGGAGACTTCCGGTCAGTCTCGCGCCAAGAGAGCCACGGTTCGCCTGCGCAACAGGCTGTGGAAGGATGGCCAAGTCCCATACGAGTTCAGCGATAAGCTCA GTGCCACAGCGCAGCGTGTAATACTACGCGCCttcaaacacatcacacagcgGTCCTGTATAACCTTCCGCAAGAAGAATGGGTCTGATGCGGATTACGTTCGCTTCATCAGCGATCATGG ATGCTGGTCGCTGATTGGTCGGAAGGGAGGGAAGCAGGTGGTGAGTGTGGGGCGGGGCTGTGAGAACATCGGTACAGCGGTGCACGAGATCTTCCATTCTCTGGGGGTTTGGCACGAACAG GCGAGAAAGGACCGGGACGAGTTCGTGGAGATCCTGGAGGAGAACATCTCGGAGAGATTCCTCAAGGACTTTGACAAGATCTCTGAGCACGTGTCCACCTCGCGGGGATTCCCCTATGACTACGGCTCCGTCATGCACTACTCCAAGTTCGCCTTCACTCGTAACGGGAAACCCaccatcaag GTGATTGGGGTGGGCAGGGAGCTTGGCCTGGTGCTGAGACAACGTCACGGCCTGAGCACCATTGACATGGCGCAGCTGAGAGACATGTACCGGTGTAACCTCTACTCTGACTCCCGGGATTCAA GCTGCCCTGACGACTGGCTCAAACACGACGCCAGCTGTTACCGGTTTTTTGACCGTCCCAAGCTGTCGTTTCCGGCTGCCGACCGGAAGTGTGCGCAGCTCAACTCTCATCTGGTGTTCATCGAGACTCAGCGAGAGGACAAGTTTCTGGCGGGGTACCTGTGGAGGGAGTTCCCCTCTCTGCTCGTCTGGAGGACAGGGGGCAGGGTGGTGAACGATACcatgaaatg gcatcgcagggattcgaaccccggaGACCTGGGCTACAGCAACTGGGGTCGAGGCGAACCGTCCACCCGAACGTCCCTGGTGCTGGAGAGGGACCACCGCACCAACGTCACCCTGTGGGTCGGGGTGTGGACTGGATCCATGCGGTCACGCCGCGACTATGTCTACCCCTTCGTCTGCGAGAGGAGGGCCCGAC GTGCCTGCCTCTGGCCCACGCGGACGGCCGGGACTACCGGGGCACACTGGACCACACTGTGGACGGCCACACGTGTCAGAAGTGGACCGAGCACTACCCGCACCCCCACAACCTGA